A region of Methanocorpusculum labreanum Z DNA encodes the following proteins:
- a CDS encoding DNA-directed RNA polymerase subunit B', with the protein MEKKMARVFVDGALIGKVDDAYGFTRNFRQMRRSGHVSTEVNISYKDYSNEIVINTDRGRARRPLIVVENGVPAVTPEDIEIVRSGAEDFMALVSQGKIEFIDAEEEDDLFIAVQESDLTPEHTHLEIDPSLILGIGAAHVPFPEHNASPRVTMGAGMIKQALGFAQANMKLRPDTRGHMLHYAQVPMVHTQAAELIGSDNRPQGQNFCVAIISYEGYNIEDALIFNKASVERGVGRSHFFRTYEGEERRYPGGQVDRIELPEEDVQGSHGIGSYANLDVDGIINPETVVNEKDVLIGKTSPPRFLEEPTGELIAVEKRRDTSITMRSNETGIVDTVIITESENSSRLVKVRTRDLRIPEIGDKFASRHGQKGVCGLITPQENMPFTAAGIAPDLVINPHAVPSRMTIGHMLEMIGGKAGALEGSRVNATSFRKTQVEKIFDSSFAQNRLLNDKEIGKDVKSSTLTREQVLRHQLAEAGFAHTGREVMYDGITGRRFQADIYIGVIYYQKLYHMVSTKMHARSRGPVQVLTRQPTEGRAREGGLRFGEMERDVMIGHGAAMALKERLLDESDAVKQYVCARCGMVAMYDAKQKMTRCLACGAETDIYEVEMSYAFKLLLDEMKSMGIAPRLRLEDMV; encoded by the coding sequence ATGGAAAAGAAAATGGCACGTGTATTCGTGGACGGTGCTTTGATTGGCAAAGTCGACGATGCCTACGGCTTCACCAGAAACTTCAGACAGATGCGCAGATCGGGGCACGTCTCGACCGAAGTCAATATTTCATACAAAGATTACAGTAACGAGATCGTCATCAATACCGACCGCGGACGGGCCCGCAGACCCCTGATCGTCGTCGAAAACGGCGTCCCGGCAGTCACCCCCGAAGATATCGAGATCGTCAGATCCGGTGCTGAAGACTTTATGGCACTGGTATCTCAGGGTAAGATCGAGTTCATCGATGCGGAAGAGGAGGATGACCTCTTTATCGCGGTGCAGGAATCCGATCTGACTCCAGAACACACCCACCTTGAGATCGATCCGTCCCTTATCCTCGGTATAGGAGCAGCACACGTTCCGTTCCCGGAACACAACGCATCGCCGCGTGTTACGATGGGTGCGGGTATGATCAAACAGGCACTGGGTTTTGCCCAGGCAAACATGAAGCTTAGGCCCGATACCCGCGGTCATATGCTTCACTACGCCCAGGTCCCGATGGTGCACACGCAGGCAGCCGAACTTATCGGTTCCGACAACCGCCCGCAGGGTCAGAACTTCTGTGTGGCCATCATCTCCTACGAAGGATACAATATTGAAGATGCACTCATCTTCAACAAAGCCTCGGTCGAACGCGGAGTAGGCCGTTCCCACTTCTTCAGAACCTATGAAGGAGAGGAACGCAGATATCCCGGAGGACAGGTCGACAGGATCGAGCTGCCCGAAGAGGATGTCCAGGGTTCCCATGGAATCGGTTCCTACGCAAACCTCGATGTTGATGGAATCATCAACCCCGAGACCGTCGTCAATGAAAAGGATGTTCTCATCGGCAAGACCTCTCCGCCGCGTTTCCTCGAGGAACCGACCGGAGAACTCATCGCCGTTGAAAAACGCCGCGACACGTCCATCACGATGAGAAGTAACGAGACCGGTATTGTAGACACCGTCATCATCACCGAGTCCGAGAACTCCTCCCGCCTCGTCAAAGTCAGAACACGTGATCTCCGTATCCCGGAGATCGGCGACAAGTTCGCATCCCGTCACGGTCAGAAAGGTGTCTGCGGTCTTATCACTCCGCAGGAAAACATGCCTTTCACCGCTGCAGGTATCGCGCCCGATCTCGTCATCAACCCGCACGCAGTCCCGTCCCGTATGACCATCGGTCATATGCTCGAGATGATCGGCGGCAAAGCCGGAGCACTCGAAGGTTCCCGCGTGAATGCAACTTCCTTCCGAAAGACCCAGGTCGAGAAGATCTTCGACTCGTCCTTCGCACAGAACCGTCTCTTAAACGACAAAGAGATCGGCAAAGACGTGAAGTCGAGCACCCTCACCCGTGAGCAGGTCTTACGACACCAGCTTGCCGAGGCAGGATTCGCCCACACCGGCCGTGAAGTCATGTACGACGGTATCACCGGCCGCAGATTCCAGGCCGACATTTACATCGGTGTTATCTACTACCAGAAACTCTACCACATGGTATCTACCAAGATGCATGCACGGTCCAGAGGTCCGGTCCAGGTCCTTACCCGTCAGCCGACCGAAGGACGTGCCCGTGAGGGAGGTCTTCGTTTCGGTGAAATGGAACGTGATGTGATGATCGGTCACGGTGCCGCAATGGCTCTCAAAGAGCGTCTCCTTGACGAATCCGATGCAGTAAAGCAGTACGTCTGCGCACGCTGCGGAATGGTCGCCATGTATGATGCCAAGCAGAAGATGACCCGCTGTCTCGCCTGCGGCGCAGAAACAGATATTTATGAAGTCGAAATGAGTTACGCATTCAAACTTCTCCTTGATGAGATGAAGAGTATGGGTATAGCTCCCAGACTGAGACTGGAGGATATGGTATGA
- a CDS encoding DNA-directed RNA polymerase subunit B'': protein MIDRSVLSGAYFSQEHVARHQLDSYNNFVQFNLQKVVDEQRIVETEIVNRGKNQEAVWVELGKIRVEKPIVREADGSQSKLYPAEARLRNLSYAAPMILEMTLHQGDKVYPVQETTIGQLPVMIGSQVCNLCGLSQEERTEQGEDPSDPGGYFIVNGTERVLMTLEDLASNKIMTEFTERYNEQIHVSKVFSQFRGYRALVVVEKNKKNLLDVSFPSVAGHLRFADLMRALGLESDEEIVSAVSLSEDVLTYMMQNLEESECATVEEGVMYVGKKLAPNQTKDYQRKRAEFVLDSYLLPHLNYAIPGSLKPGDEGYEVYAKDVRIAKAEFLGRMAEACFDLALNKRRIDDKDHYSNKRLKLAGDLMEDLFRISLNRLTRDVKYQLERASMRHRELAIGTVVRADVLTERLIHPLATGNWVGGRTGVSQLMDRVDHMSVISHLRRVISPLSRSQPHFEARDLHPTQWGRICPSETPEGPNCGLVKNFAQLVEISKGTDEDEVLRVIQGMKIQPIRSE, encoded by the coding sequence ATGATCGACAGAAGTGTATTATCAGGCGCGTACTTTTCCCAGGAACACGTTGCACGCCACCAGCTGGACTCCTATAACAATTTTGTCCAGTTTAACCTCCAGAAAGTCGTAGACGAACAGCGTATCGTCGAGACCGAAATCGTCAACAGAGGAAAGAACCAGGAGGCCGTGTGGGTCGAACTGGGAAAAATCCGTGTTGAAAAACCCATCGTCAGGGAAGCAGACGGTTCGCAGAGCAAGCTCTATCCGGCCGAAGCCCGCCTAAGAAACCTTTCCTATGCGGCCCCGATGATCCTTGAAATGACCCTCCACCAGGGAGACAAAGTCTATCCGGTCCAGGAAACGACCATCGGTCAGCTCCCGGTCATGATCGGCAGTCAGGTCTGTAACCTCTGCGGTCTGTCCCAGGAAGAGAGAACCGAGCAGGGCGAGGATCCGAGCGATCCCGGAGGATACTTCATCGTCAACGGAACCGAGCGTGTATTAATGACGCTCGAAGATCTTGCCAGCAACAAGATCATGACCGAGTTCACCGAGAGATACAACGAGCAGATCCATGTATCCAAAGTGTTCTCCCAGTTCCGCGGCTACCGCGCTCTCGTCGTTGTCGAGAAGAACAAGAAGAACCTCCTCGACGTCTCCTTCCCGAGCGTTGCCGGCCACCTGCGGTTTGCGGACCTCATGCGTGCGCTTGGTCTCGAGTCCGATGAAGAGATCGTATCGGCCGTCTCCCTCTCAGAAGACGTCCTCACCTACATGATGCAGAACCTCGAAGAAAGCGAATGCGCCACCGTCGAGGAGGGTGTCATGTATGTCGGTAAGAAGCTTGCGCCCAACCAGACCAAGGATTACCAGAGAAAACGCGCCGAGTTCGTTTTGGACAGCTACCTTCTCCCGCACTTAAACTACGCCATCCCCGGCTCCTTAAAACCCGGAGACGAAGGCTACGAAGTGTATGCAAAGGATGTCCGGATCGCCAAAGCCGAATTCCTCGGCAGAATGGCAGAGGCATGTTTCGACCTCGCACTCAACAAGAGGAGAATCGACGACAAAGATCACTACTCCAACAAGCGCCTGAAACTTGCAGGTGACCTGATGGAGGATCTGTTCCGTATCTCGTTAAACAGACTTACCCGCGATGTCAAGTATCAGCTTGAACGCGCGAGCATGAGACACAGAGAACTCGCGATCGGAACCGTCGTCCGTGCGGATGTCTTGACCGAACGCCTGATTCACCCGCTTGCAACCGGAAACTGGGTCGGCGGAAGGACTGGTGTCTCCCAGCTTATGGACCGCGTCGACCACATGTCGGTCATTTCCCACCTGCGAAGAGTTATCTCTCCGCTGTCCAGATCCCAGCCCCACTTCGAGGCCCGTGATCTGCACCCAACCCAGTGGGGGCGCATCTGTCCGTCCGAAACTCCGGAAGGACCAAACTGCGGTTTAGTGAAGAACTTTGCCCAGCTTGTCGAGATCAGTAAAGGAACCGATGAGGACGAGGTCCTCCGTGTAATACAGGGCATGAAGATCCAGCCGATCAGGAGCGAATAA
- a CDS encoding DNA-directed RNA polymerase subunit H, with product MTRLNVLLHEMVPDHQIMTDEDVKNLLTTFDITEDHLPKIYHDDPAVKACGAKPGNVIMIVRKSQTAGEATSYRLVVRRPKK from the coding sequence ATGACAAGACTCAATGTATTACTGCATGAGATGGTCCCCGACCATCAGATCATGACTGACGAAGACGTCAAAAATCTTCTCACAACCTTCGACATCACGGAAGATCACCTTCCAAAAATCTATCATGATGACCCGGCTGTAAAAGCCTGCGGCGCAAAACCCGGAAACGTCATTATGATCGTAAGAAAGAGCCAGACAGCAGGCGAAGCCACATCCTACCGCCTTGTCGTTAGAAGGCCGAAAAAATAA
- a CDS encoding phosphate-starvation-inducible PsiE family protein yields MADMDMFPRTQRILVKGCSLVTIAIYVLIAALLIITAILGTIETLGLIRIALESPTQGSLTNVLQGILLIIVIATLIDMVQSYVRAGRVLIRPILIAGVTTMVRRLLVTDLTFIDIIGTTIVILGLTVAMIYLGREDRDVATFLTAKDGKNEKEESLE; encoded by the coding sequence ATGGCAGATATGGATATGTTCCCACGGACCCAGCGGATTCTGGTGAAAGGATGCAGCCTGGTGACGATCGCAATATACGTCCTTATTGCAGCTCTTTTGATAATTACAGCCATTCTCGGAACGATCGAGACCCTTGGTCTGATCCGTATTGCGCTGGAAAGCCCCACGCAAGGATCCCTCACGAACGTGCTGCAGGGCATTCTTCTGATCATCGTTATCGCGACCTTAATCGATATGGTCCAGTCGTATGTGCGGGCAGGGCGCGTACTGATCAGACCGATTCTGATAGCGGGCGTCACGACGATGGTAAGAAGACTTCTGGTAACCGATCTGACGTTTATCGATATCATCGGGACGACGATCGTGATCCTCGGCCTTACGGTCGCCATGATCTATCTCGGGCGTGAGGATCGGGATGTTGCCACCTTTTTGACAGCAAAAGATGGGAAAAACGAGAAGGAAGAAAGCCTGGAGTAA
- a CDS encoding MATE family efflux transporter — protein MKESSNILTEGPVGKALLIVALPIIISNLLQSVLEVVDMYFIGKLGDVSIAGGTMSIMVLMVLTTVIFGIVTATAAFVSRAYGSEKFERIQVILLHSLYLALGFSAILAVIGLFFSENLLLLMGAYPDVAAEGARFLTPMLMGLFVMVILITLTTVFQSTGDSRTPMYVMLGVNVVNIILNPTLIMGLGGLPACGIAGSAYASLLSRAIGVMLLIGVMYLLPSKKNSPIKFPKKWTFEPKLIKDIVVIAIPSAIQSGIRSVAFLSMTTIIAVYGTAAVAAYGICLRLDMMGLIIVMGLCTGVAVMVGQNLGAGKVERAVKTVRYAATANAVFMIGVAALYLVFATEFLKFFGATGESLADGTMFMQIVPLSYFLVAIAMTMGFAMNGAGMTRPGMYSAIAGQLIVQVGLAAFFAFSGYSIQYIWYAVVCGTVVMFCFDLFFYMRGGWKTKKLRIDSDETPAEN, from the coding sequence ATGAAAGAATCCAGCAATATCCTTACTGAAGGACCGGTCGGAAAAGCCCTTTTGATAGTGGCGCTTCCGATTATCATCAGTAATCTTCTTCAAAGCGTGCTGGAAGTCGTGGACATGTATTTCATCGGGAAACTGGGGGATGTGTCCATCGCGGGCGGGACCATGAGCATTATGGTTTTAATGGTCCTGACCACGGTGATTTTCGGCATCGTGACGGCCACTGCCGCATTTGTTTCACGAGCCTACGGCTCGGAGAAGTTTGAACGTATTCAGGTCATCCTGCTTCATTCCCTGTATCTGGCGCTTGGGTTTTCCGCGATCCTTGCAGTGATAGGTTTGTTCTTTTCGGAGAATCTGCTTTTGCTGATGGGAGCGTATCCCGATGTCGCGGCAGAGGGGGCGAGGTTCCTTACGCCGATGCTTATGGGCCTCTTTGTAATGGTGATCCTGATTACGCTGACGACGGTGTTCCAAAGTACGGGAGATTCAAGAACACCCATGTATGTGATGCTTGGGGTCAATGTAGTGAATATTATCCTGAACCCGACCCTGATTATGGGTCTTGGGGGCCTGCCGGCATGCGGGATCGCCGGTTCGGCGTATGCGTCGCTTCTCTCAAGAGCGATAGGCGTGATGCTTCTGATCGGCGTGATGTATCTTCTGCCGTCGAAGAAGAACAGTCCTATCAAGTTCCCGAAGAAGTGGACGTTCGAGCCGAAGCTGATCAAGGACATCGTCGTGATCGCGATACCGTCAGCAATCCAGAGCGGTATTCGAAGCGTGGCGTTCCTCTCGATGACGACGATCATCGCCGTGTACGGGACGGCCGCGGTGGCGGCATACGGTATCTGCCTCAGGCTGGATATGATGGGCCTGATCATCGTGATGGGACTTTGTACGGGGGTCGCCGTGATGGTGGGTCAGAATCTCGGAGCGGGAAAAGTCGAGCGGGCGGTAAAAACGGTCAGGTATGCCGCGACAGCCAATGCGGTATTCATGATCGGTGTTGCGGCACTGTATCTGGTCTTTGCGACGGAGTTCCTGAAGTTCTTCGGAGCGACCGGAGAATCGCTTGCCGACGGGACGATGTTTATGCAGATCGTGCCGCTGTCCTACTTCCTCGTGGCGATCGCCATGACCATGGGTTTTGCAATGAACGGCGCCGGCATGACGCGGCCGGGGATGTACTCGGCGATCGCCGGCCAGCTAATCGTGCAGGTCGGTCTTGCCGCGTTCTTCGCCTTCAGCGGGTATTCTATCCAGTATATCTGGTATGCCGTCGTGTGCGGAACGGTCGTGATGTTCTGTTTCGATCTGTTCTTCTATATGCGCGGAGGCTGGAAGACGAAGAAGCTGAGAATCGACAGCGACGAAACGCCTGCAGAAAACTGA